A DNA window from Gavia stellata isolate bGavSte3 chromosome 35, bGavSte3.hap2, whole genome shotgun sequence contains the following coding sequences:
- the LOC132320373 gene encoding electroneutral sodium bicarbonate exchanger 1-like isoform X1, which yields MPLVGQCHRHHRPHKQKHREQEEDCAPTEQGYHCTPSQRVQFILRTKEDEQHVPHALFTELDEICVKEGEDAEWKETARWLKFEEDVEDGGERWSKPYVATLSLHSLFELRSCIINGTVLLDISANSIEEIADLILGQQEQLTEFDERTRAKIGEVLLKKHHHQNEKKRNNLLRSFADVSKKGSDLHLLDKPAQTLTPHPSPTTVEAKNGVNHETSTTDLSKAELHFMKKIPSGAEASNVLVGELDFLRQPIVAFVRLTPAVLLSGMTEVPIPTRFLFVLLGPEGKAHQYHEIGRSMATIMTDEVFHDVAYKAKNRADLVAGIDEFLDQVTVLPPGEWDPSIRIEPPKNVPSQEKRKMPGALDDSASDSEPEKHSGPELERTGRLFGGLILDVKRKAPWFWSDFRDGLRLQCLASFLFLYCACMSPVITFGGLLGEATDGHISAMESLLGASMTGVVFSLFAGQPLTILGSTGPVLVFEKILYKFCKEYTLSYLSLRACIGLWTAFFCIVLVATDASSLVCYITRFTEEAFASLICLIFIYEALEKLSHLRETYPVHMHSQLDFLTIDYCKCEAPTHPSNETLRFWESNKINVSGIAWENLTVTECRYLHGEFQGPACGPNGPYTPDVLFWCCILFFSTFVLSSLLKKFKTSRYFPTRVRSTVSDFAVFLTIVVMVLMDFMIGIPSPKLHVPHMFKPTRDDRGWFISPVGPNPWWTVLAALIPALLCTILIFMDQQITAVIVNRKEHRLKKGCGYHLDLFMVAVMLGVCSVMGLPWFVAATVLSITHVNSLKVESECAAPGEQPKFLGIREQRVTGSMIFVLMGCSVFFTSVLKFIPMPVLYGVFLYMGVSSLGEIQFFDRLKLFWMPAKHQPDFIYLRHVPLRKVHFFTVIQLICLVLLWAIKVSRAAIVFPMMVLALVFVRKAMDFCFSKRELSFLDDLMPESKKKKLDGAKNEANEEEESPKMMEAAAAAGSVLLKLGKTSNLDIPKQSRDRTDPCEINISEEVLKTSVWKALTMNTETV from the exons ATGCCGCTGGTGGGGCAATGCCACCGGCATCACCGAccccacaagcagaagcatcgggaacaggaggaggactgtgcccCGACGGAGCAGGGCTACCACT gcaccccgtcCCAGCGGGTGCAGTTCATCCTCAGGACCAAGGAGGACGAGCAGCATGTCCCTCACGCCTTGTTCACCGAGCTGGATGAGATCTGCGTGAAAGAGGGCGAAGATGCCGAGTGGAAGGAAACGGCAAG GTGGCTGAAGTTTGAGGAGGACGTGGAAGACGGCGGCGAGCGCTGGAGCAAGCCCTATGTGGCCACgctgtccttgcacagcctctttgagctgaggagctgcatcatcaatggcacggtgctgctggaCATTAGTGCCAACAGCATCGAAGAGATCGCAG ATCTGATCCTgggccagcaagaacagctcacgGAGTTTGACGAGCGCACGCGGGCAAAAATTGGagaagttcttttgaagaagcaccaccatcagaacgagaagaaaagaaacaaccttcTCCGCTCGTTTGCTGATGTGAGCAAGAAGGGGTCGGACCTGCACCTCCTCGACAAGCCAG ctcaaacacttacccctcatccttctcccaccactgtggaagctaaaaatggggTGAACCATGAGACCAGCACAACGGATTTAAGCAAG GCGGAgctgcacttcatgaagaaaattcccagcgGGGCTGAAGCGTCCAACGTGCTCGTaggagagctggatttccttCGCCAGCCCATCGTGGCATTTGTCCGCCTGACCCCGGCTGTCCTCCTCTCGGGCATGACGGAAGTTCCCATCCCAACAAG gttcctgtttgttttgcttggaccagaaggaaaagcccatcagTACCATGAGATCGGCAGGTCCATGGCTACTATCATGACGGATGAG GTTTTCCATGACGTCGCCTATAAAGCCAAGAACCGGGCTGACCTCGTGGCCGGCATCGATGAGTTTCTGGATCAGGTCACGGTCTTGCCGCCTGGAGAGTGGGATCCATCGATCCGAATCGAGCCCCCAAAAAACGTCCCTtcgcag gaaaaaaggaagatgccaggAGCTCTCGATGACAGTGCTTCTGACAGTGAGCCAGAGAAGCACAGCGGTCCTGAACTGGAGCGGACGGGAAG gctctttGGAGGTTTGATCCTGGATGTGAAGCGAAAAGCCCCGTGGTTCTGGAGCGACTTTCGGGAtggtctgaggctgcagtgtctggcgtccttcctcttcctctactgtgcctgcatgtcccctgtcatcacctttgggggactgctgggggaggcgaccGATGGCCACATa AGTGCCATGGAGTCGCTGCTGGGCGCCTCCATGACCGGCgtggtgttttccctctttgctggccaACCTCTCACCATCCTCGGCAGCACCGGACCCGTGCTCGTCTTTGAGAAGATcctctacaaattctgcaa gGAGTACACGCTCTCCTATCTCTCTCTGCGGGCATGCATCGGGCTGTGGACCGCCTTCTTCTGCATCGTGCTGGTGGCCACCGACGCCAGCTCTTTGGTGTGCTACATCACCCGCTTCACCGAAGAAGCCTTCGCCTCCctcatctgcctcatcttcatctaCGAGGCTCTAGAGAAGCTGAGTCACCTGCGGGAGACCTaccctgtgcacatgcacagccagcTCGACTTCCTCACCATcgacta ctgtaagtGTGAGGCACCGACGCATCCCAGCAATGAAACCCTGCGTTTCTGGGAGAGCAACAAGATCAACGTGTCTGGCATCGCCTGGGAAAACCTCACGGTGACC gaatgtCGGTATTTGCATGGAGAGTTTCAAGGACCTGCCTGTGGACCCAATGGCCCCTACACGCCTGACGTCCTCTTCTggtgctgcatcctcttcttctccacctttgtgctgtcgagcttactgaagaagtttaagaCCAGCCGATACTTCCCAACCAGA GTACGGTCCACAGTAAGcgactttgctgttttcctcaccatCGTCGTCATGGTGCTcatggacttcatgattgggaTCCCATCACCGAAGCTCCACGTCCCCCATATGTTCAAG CCTACCAGAGACGACCGCGGGTGGTTCATCAGCCCCGTAGGACCCAACCCTTGGTGGACGGTGTTGGCTGcgctcatcccagctctgctctgcaccatcttgatcttcatggaccagcagatcactgctgttattgtgaacaggaaggagcacaggctgaag AAAGGATGTGGGTACCACCTGGACCTTTTCATGGTGGCCGTGATGCTCGGGGTGTGCTCTgtgatggggctgccctggtttgTGGCTGCCACCGTCCTGTCCATCACCCACGTGAATAGCCTCAAAGTCGAGTCTGAGTgcgcagctccaggagaacaacccaagtttctggggatacgagagcagagagtcactggctccatgatctttgtgctcatgggctgctctgtcttcttcacttctgtgttaaag tttataccaATGCCTGTGCTTTACGGCGTCTTTCTCTACATGGGCGTGTCGTCGCTCGGAGAAATTCAG TTCTTCGATcgcttgaagctgttttggatgCCGGCGAAACACCAGCCGGATTTCATCTACCTGCGGCACGTCCCCTTGCGAAAGGTGCACTTCTTCACCGTGATCCAGCTGATCTGCCtcgtcctgctctgggccatcAAGGTGTCCCGTGCCGCCATCGTCTTTCCCATGATG GTTTTGGCTCTTGTATTTGTCCGGAAAGccatggatttctgcttctcaaagcgagagctcagcttcctggatgaccttatgccagagagcaagaagaagaagttggacGGTGCCAAAAACGAAGCCAATGAAGAAGAG GAGTCCCCGAAAatgatggaagctgctgctgctgccggttcagttctgctgaaactgggcaagaccagcaacttggatatcccaaagcaaagcagggacag gacTGATCCTTGCGAGATTAATATCTCGGAGGAAGTGTTGAAAACGAGCGTGTGGAAGGCTCTCactatgaacacagaaacagtctga
- the LOC132320373 gene encoding electroneutral sodium bicarbonate exchanger 1-like isoform X2 yields the protein MPLVGQCHRHHRPHKQKHREQEEDCRGNGTGLCVLPPGTPSQRVQFILRTKEDEQHVPHALFTELDEICVKEGEDAEWKETARWLKFEEDVEDGGERWSKPYVATLSLHSLFELRSCIINGTVLLDISANSIEEIADLILGQQEQLTEFDERTRAKIGEVLLKKHHHQNEKKRNNLLRSFADVSKKGSDLHLLDKPAQTLTPHPSPTTVEAKNGVNHETSTTDLSKAELHFMKKIPSGAEASNVLVGELDFLRQPIVAFVRLTPAVLLSGMTEVPIPTRFLFVLLGPEGKAHQYHEIGRSMATIMTDEVFHDVAYKAKNRADLVAGIDEFLDQVTVLPPGEWDPSIRIEPPKNVPSQEKRKMPGALDDSASDSEPEKHSGPELERTGRLFGGLILDVKRKAPWFWSDFRDGLRLQCLASFLFLYCACMSPVITFGGLLGEATDGHISAMESLLGASMTGVVFSLFAGQPLTILGSTGPVLVFEKILYKFCKEYTLSYLSLRACIGLWTAFFCIVLVATDASSLVCYITRFTEEAFASLICLIFIYEALEKLSHLRETYPVHMHSQLDFLTIDYCKCEAPTHPSNETLRFWESNKINVSGIAWENLTVTECRYLHGEFQGPACGPNGPYTPDVLFWCCILFFSTFVLSSLLKKFKTSRYFPTRVRSTVSDFAVFLTIVVMVLMDFMIGIPSPKLHVPHMFKPTRDDRGWFISPVGPNPWWTVLAALIPALLCTILIFMDQQITAVIVNRKEHRLKKGCGYHLDLFMVAVMLGVCSVMGLPWFVAATVLSITHVNSLKVESECAAPGEQPKFLGIREQRVTGSMIFVLMGCSVFFTSVLKFIPMPVLYGVFLYMGVSSLGEIQFFDRLKLFWMPAKHQPDFIYLRHVPLRKVHFFTVIQLICLVLLWAIKVSRAAIVFPMMVLALVFVRKAMDFCFSKRELSFLDDLMPESKKKKLDGAKNEANEEEVVRLAPSV from the exons ATGCCGCTGGTGGGGCAATGCCACCGGCATCACCGAccccacaagcagaagcatcgggaacaggaggaggactgt CGTGGTAACGGGACGGGTCTCTGTGTtctgcccccaggcaccccgtcCCAGCGGGTGCAGTTCATCCTCAGGACCAAGGAGGACGAGCAGCATGTCCCTCACGCCTTGTTCACCGAGCTGGATGAGATCTGCGTGAAAGAGGGCGAAGATGCCGAGTGGAAGGAAACGGCAAG GTGGCTGAAGTTTGAGGAGGACGTGGAAGACGGCGGCGAGCGCTGGAGCAAGCCCTATGTGGCCACgctgtccttgcacagcctctttgagctgaggagctgcatcatcaatggcacggtgctgctggaCATTAGTGCCAACAGCATCGAAGAGATCGCAG ATCTGATCCTgggccagcaagaacagctcacgGAGTTTGACGAGCGCACGCGGGCAAAAATTGGagaagttcttttgaagaagcaccaccatcagaacgagaagaaaagaaacaaccttcTCCGCTCGTTTGCTGATGTGAGCAAGAAGGGGTCGGACCTGCACCTCCTCGACAAGCCAG ctcaaacacttacccctcatccttctcccaccactgtggaagctaaaaatggggTGAACCATGAGACCAGCACAACGGATTTAAGCAAG GCGGAgctgcacttcatgaagaaaattcccagcgGGGCTGAAGCGTCCAACGTGCTCGTaggagagctggatttccttCGCCAGCCCATCGTGGCATTTGTCCGCCTGACCCCGGCTGTCCTCCTCTCGGGCATGACGGAAGTTCCCATCCCAACAAG gttcctgtttgttttgcttggaccagaaggaaaagcccatcagTACCATGAGATCGGCAGGTCCATGGCTACTATCATGACGGATGAG GTTTTCCATGACGTCGCCTATAAAGCCAAGAACCGGGCTGACCTCGTGGCCGGCATCGATGAGTTTCTGGATCAGGTCACGGTCTTGCCGCCTGGAGAGTGGGATCCATCGATCCGAATCGAGCCCCCAAAAAACGTCCCTtcgcag gaaaaaaggaagatgccaggAGCTCTCGATGACAGTGCTTCTGACAGTGAGCCAGAGAAGCACAGCGGTCCTGAACTGGAGCGGACGGGAAG gctctttGGAGGTTTGATCCTGGATGTGAAGCGAAAAGCCCCGTGGTTCTGGAGCGACTTTCGGGAtggtctgaggctgcagtgtctggcgtccttcctcttcctctactgtgcctgcatgtcccctgtcatcacctttgggggactgctgggggaggcgaccGATGGCCACATa AGTGCCATGGAGTCGCTGCTGGGCGCCTCCATGACCGGCgtggtgttttccctctttgctggccaACCTCTCACCATCCTCGGCAGCACCGGACCCGTGCTCGTCTTTGAGAAGATcctctacaaattctgcaa gGAGTACACGCTCTCCTATCTCTCTCTGCGGGCATGCATCGGGCTGTGGACCGCCTTCTTCTGCATCGTGCTGGTGGCCACCGACGCCAGCTCTTTGGTGTGCTACATCACCCGCTTCACCGAAGAAGCCTTCGCCTCCctcatctgcctcatcttcatctaCGAGGCTCTAGAGAAGCTGAGTCACCTGCGGGAGACCTaccctgtgcacatgcacagccagcTCGACTTCCTCACCATcgacta ctgtaagtGTGAGGCACCGACGCATCCCAGCAATGAAACCCTGCGTTTCTGGGAGAGCAACAAGATCAACGTGTCTGGCATCGCCTGGGAAAACCTCACGGTGACC gaatgtCGGTATTTGCATGGAGAGTTTCAAGGACCTGCCTGTGGACCCAATGGCCCCTACACGCCTGACGTCCTCTTCTggtgctgcatcctcttcttctccacctttgtgctgtcgagcttactgaagaagtttaagaCCAGCCGATACTTCCCAACCAGA GTACGGTCCACAGTAAGcgactttgctgttttcctcaccatCGTCGTCATGGTGCTcatggacttcatgattgggaTCCCATCACCGAAGCTCCACGTCCCCCATATGTTCAAG CCTACCAGAGACGACCGCGGGTGGTTCATCAGCCCCGTAGGACCCAACCCTTGGTGGACGGTGTTGGCTGcgctcatcccagctctgctctgcaccatcttgatcttcatggaccagcagatcactgctgttattgtgaacaggaaggagcacaggctgaag AAAGGATGTGGGTACCACCTGGACCTTTTCATGGTGGCCGTGATGCTCGGGGTGTGCTCTgtgatggggctgccctggtttgTGGCTGCCACCGTCCTGTCCATCACCCACGTGAATAGCCTCAAAGTCGAGTCTGAGTgcgcagctccaggagaacaacccaagtttctggggatacgagagcagagagtcactggctccatgatctttgtgctcatgggctgctctgtcttcttcacttctgtgttaaag tttataccaATGCCTGTGCTTTACGGCGTCTTTCTCTACATGGGCGTGTCGTCGCTCGGAGAAATTCAG TTCTTCGATcgcttgaagctgttttggatgCCGGCGAAACACCAGCCGGATTTCATCTACCTGCGGCACGTCCCCTTGCGAAAGGTGCACTTCTTCACCGTGATCCAGCTGATCTGCCtcgtcctgctctgggccatcAAGGTGTCCCGTGCCGCCATCGTCTTTCCCATGATG GTTTTGGCTCTTGTATTTGTCCGGAAAGccatggatttctgcttctcaaagcgagagctcagcttcctggatgaccttatgccagagagcaagaagaagaagttggacGGTGCCAAAAACGAAGCCAATGAAGAAGAG